A single region of the Pararhodospirillum photometricum DSM 122 genome encodes:
- a CDS encoding sulfotransferase family protein: MGMTSPMPWRIHFISGLPRSGSTLLSALLRQNPRFRAGIVSPLGPLFLATLNAMGATEETSLYVSQEQRVRVLRGLFTSYYGAHPADTVIFDSSRLWAARLPALLRLFPEARMICCVRDVGWVMDSLERLTRQHPFLNSRLFDSDIERNTVYSRVETLAQRNRLVGFAWCAVKEAFYGEEADRMLLVDYDLLVARPVEAIALIYQFLGESPFSHDFTSVSHDEPEFDARLGLPGMHWVQGPVAPRPRPSLLPPDLFAQYSDMSFWRVGPPGRAAVIAPKPTAVAPPDQSVAAGP; the protein is encoded by the coding sequence ATGGGAATGACCTCTCCCATGCCATGGCGGATCCATTTCATCTCCGGCCTGCCGCGCTCGGGCAGCACCCTGCTGTCTGCGCTCCTGCGGCAAAATCCGCGTTTTCGCGCCGGGATTGTCAGCCCGCTGGGCCCCTTGTTTTTGGCAACCCTCAACGCGATGGGCGCGACCGAGGAAACCTCCTTGTATGTCTCGCAAGAGCAGCGGGTGCGCGTGCTGCGCGGACTGTTCACGTCTTATTACGGCGCCCACCCTGCGGACACGGTGATCTTCGACAGCTCGCGGTTGTGGGCGGCTCGACTGCCGGCTCTGCTCCGGCTTTTTCCCGAGGCACGCATGATCTGCTGCGTGCGCGATGTCGGCTGGGTGATGGACAGCCTGGAGCGTCTGACGCGGCAGCATCCTTTTTTGAACTCCCGCCTGTTCGACTCCGATATCGAGCGTAATACGGTTTATTCCCGTGTCGAAACCCTGGCCCAACGAAACCGCCTTGTCGGTTTTGCGTGGTGTGCCGTCAAGGAGGCGTTCTACGGCGAAGAAGCTGACCGTATGTTACTGGTTGACTACGATCTTCTGGTGGCAAGACCGGTCGAGGCTATAGCCTTGATTTACCAGTTTCTTGGGGAGTCGCCGTTTTCTCACGATTTTACCAGCGTCTCCCATGACGAACCCGAATTCGATGCCCGCCTGGGCCTGCCTGGCATGCATTGGGTCCAGGGGCCGGTGGCCCCGCGTCCACGGCCAAGCCTTCTGCCGCCCGATCTCTTTGCGCAGTACAGCGACATGAGCTTCTGGCGGGTGGGACCGCCGGGCCGGGCCGCCGTCATCGCGCCCAAACCGACGGCCGTCGCGCCGCCTGACCAGAGCGTGGCCGCGGGGCCCTGA
- a CDS encoding DUF6916 family protein encodes MSQPKPLDKSLADLTSADFAPGVAQPWTLVTPQLDIPLILESATEQAHAPAPTLRKPFSLMFHTQEMRYPPQGTYVLRQDDLGAVEVFVVPLGPLLGQPDVFRYQVCFN; translated from the coding sequence ATGTCCCAGCCAAAGCCCCTCGACAAATCCCTCGCTGATCTGACGTCCGCTGATTTTGCGCCGGGTGTAGCGCAGCCCTGGACCCTTGTGACACCGCAGCTCGATATTCCCCTGATTCTGGAGTCGGCGACCGAACAGGCCCATGCCCCGGCACCGACGCTGCGCAAGCCGTTCTCGTTGATGTTCCATACCCAGGAGATGCGCTACCCGCCCCAGGGCACCTACGTTCTGCGCCAAGACGACTTGGGGGCGGTCGAGGTGTTTGTCGTGCCTCTCGGGCCGTTGCTAGGGCAGCCCGACGTTTTCCGCTATCAGGTGTGCTTTAACTAG
- a CDS encoding GNAT family N-acetyltransferase, whose amino-acid sequence MTLSVPFRNERIAGCRLRPTTSEDFSWQVTLFSSTREMDREKAPLPDDQWWPLMEMQVLAQESYYREHYPGCRLDVIERNGERIGRLYTGFVGPELRVMDIALLPACRNQGLGTAILTELMEIATSLERPLSLHVEPFNPAHRLYQRLGFQALEMRGIYQYMRWLPKGHEVPSVA is encoded by the coding sequence GTGACCTTGTCCGTGCCTTTTCGCAACGAGCGTATCGCTGGATGCCGGCTACGCCCAACAACCTCGGAAGACTTTTCCTGGCAGGTGACTCTGTTTTCCTCAACCCGGGAGATGGACCGAGAAAAAGCGCCCCTGCCCGACGACCAGTGGTGGCCCTTGATGGAGATGCAGGTCCTGGCGCAGGAAAGCTACTATCGCGAGCATTACCCGGGGTGCCGCCTGGACGTGATCGAACGAAATGGCGAGCGCATTGGCCGTTTGTACACGGGCTTTGTCGGGCCGGAACTGCGCGTCATGGACATCGCCCTGCTGCCCGCCTGCCGCAATCAGGGGCTGGGAACGGCGATCTTGACAGAGCTTATGGAGATTGCCACGTCCCTGGAGCGGCCGCTGTCCTTGCATGTCGAGCCCTTTAACCCGGCACACCGGCTCTACCAACGCCTGGGCTTTCAGGCCCTCGAAATGCGGGGCATTTACCAATACATGCGCTGGCTGCCCAAAGGCCATGAGGTGCCTTCCGTCGCCTGA
- a CDS encoding phage tail protein, translating to MDAFTGEIRAFAFSFAPVDWAFCRGDMMNVSQNQVLFMLIGNRYGGDGRTTFALPNLAGRVAIGFGNAAEPGNSTSYSLGEDLGSETVSLTTAQTPAHTHPVVAKNTTANVSIPGSNIRLANGASGRTGITKIYAPPSTPTAIMSGVTVGTACGPNNTGAAHENRQPYLPMNYCISLYGIWPSRS from the coding sequence ATGGACGCGTTTACTGGAGAAATTAGGGCCTTTGCCTTCAGCTTTGCCCCGGTAGACTGGGCATTTTGCCGGGGAGATATGATGAATGTTTCACAAAACCAAGTCTTGTTCATGCTCATCGGCAATAGGTATGGTGGAGATGGGCGGACAACCTTTGCCCTCCCCAATCTCGCGGGCCGCGTTGCAATCGGTTTCGGTAACGCCGCTGAACCGGGGAACTCCACCAGTTACAGCCTGGGTGAAGATCTCGGGAGCGAGACCGTTAGCTTAACCACGGCCCAAACCCCCGCGCATACCCATCCTGTCGTGGCTAAAAATACCACCGCCAACGTATCCATCCCGGGAAGCAATATTCGCCTCGCCAACGGCGCTTCAGGGCGCACAGGCATCACTAAAATATACGCCCCCCCAAGCACTCCGACCGCCATAATGAGTGGGGTTACGGTCGGCACGGCATGCGGCCCAAACAACACCGGAGCCGCTCATGAAAACCGCCAACCCTACCTCCCCATGAACTATTGCATTTCCCTCTATGGTATTTGGCCATCCCGCTCCTGA
- a CDS encoding phage tail protein, translating to MDCYLGEVRLVAFDYAPFGWALCQGQKMPISQNQALYSLIGTIYGGDVTNFCLPKLIGRVPISQGTGAGLTQRTAGQTLGSTSLSLQQTQMPAHTHVMNAVTQAGASSTPGSAATAQALLYYTEGSVSPNPADITLGSGTLSTQIGALNLDHDNIMPTLTLNYIIAIQGIFPSKN from the coding sequence ATGGATTGCTATTTGGGTGAAGTTCGCCTTGTTGCCTTTGACTATGCCCCGTTTGGCTGGGCTTTATGCCAGGGGCAGAAGATGCCTATTTCCCAAAACCAAGCTCTTTATTCTTTGATTGGCACAATCTATGGCGGAGATGTCACGAATTTTTGTCTACCAAAACTCATTGGCCGCGTTCCCATCAGCCAGGGCACGGGCGCCGGTCTAACCCAACGCACTGCCGGACAGACGCTAGGAAGCACCTCACTCTCTTTGCAGCAGACCCAAATGCCGGCACACACCCACGTGATGAATGCCGTCACTCAAGCAGGGGCGAGCAGCACCCCCGGGAGTGCCGCAACCGCACAAGCCTTGCTCTATTATACAGAGGGCAGTGTCTCACCAAATCCAGCCGATATCACCTTGGGAAGCGGCACTCTTTCAACACAGATTGGCGCCTTAAATCTAGACCACGACAACATTATGCCAACCCTTACATTAAACTACATCATTGCAATCCAAGGAATTTTTCCCTCAAAAAACTAA
- a CDS encoding phage tail protein — MSDFFIGEIRLFPYTFPPRYWMLCQGQSLNFSQFQALGSLLQSTFSPSPNNTTFNIPDLQGRAIVGSGTLPGSTTSYAIGYAHRGGVEQVTLTPDQVPPHTHALNASNTAASTNTASGNLLGTNTNIPIYVTPSDTTPLTPLSPATVAVVGGNPHSNMQPTLVMSYCIAVNGIYPTRS, encoded by the coding sequence ATGAGCGACTTTTTCATCGGTGAAATCAGACTATTTCCTTATACTTTTCCCCCGCGCTACTGGATGCTCTGCCAAGGGCAATCCCTTAATTTTAGCCAATTTCAAGCCCTTGGCAGTCTTCTGCAAAGCACCTTCTCCCCCTCCCCAAACAACACCACCTTCAACATCCCTGATTTGCAAGGGCGAGCGATTGTTGGGAGCGGCACTCTCCCCGGCAGCACGACCAGCTACGCCATAGGATATGCCCACAGAGGAGGGGTGGAACAGGTGACGCTGACCCCGGATCAGGTCCCTCCCCACACCCATGCGCTGAACGCTTCCAACACAGCGGCCTCCACCAATACGGCGAGCGGAAACCTTTTGGGGACAAACACAAACATCCCGATTTACGTCACGCCCTCCGACACTACACCCCTAACACCGTTATCTCCGGCCACGGTGGCCGTCGTCGGAGGAAACCCCCACAGCAACATGCAGCCCACTCTGGTTATGTCATACTGCATCGCAGTAAACGGCATCTACCCAACCAGAAGCTAA